From Pseudomonas sp. stari2, a single genomic window includes:
- a CDS encoding LysR family transcriptional regulator, whose product MDLRLLRYFMALADELHFGRAAERLHICQPPLSQQIRLLEEELGTPLFERSHHRVELTAAGQMLKEQAPLVFEQLERALDLTRQTGRGQLGELEIGMISSVMVGVLPKALHLFRERYPQVTWRLHEMTPAAQVKALKEKRIDACVFRVGYDDPQLRNELLIHEPIHVVMPQDHPLARREVLAPADLAQEPFVALELKQSRFANFLYQCCIQAGFTPQIRQQVIEVQTLLSLVRAGFGVALLPASIEQLAPAGLVFRRLTPALPQVPLYATYRADDASPVLKLFLDTLRELVDHPSR is encoded by the coding sequence ATGGACCTGCGTTTGCTGCGGTACTTCATGGCGCTGGCCGATGAGTTGCACTTCGGCCGTGCCGCCGAACGGCTGCACATCTGCCAGCCGCCCCTGAGCCAGCAGATCCGCTTGCTGGAGGAAGAACTTGGCACGCCGCTGTTCGAGCGCAGTCATCATCGGGTCGAGCTGACGGCGGCGGGGCAGATGCTCAAGGAGCAGGCGCCGCTGGTGTTCGAACAACTCGAGCGGGCGCTGGACCTGACCCGCCAGACCGGGCGCGGGCAACTGGGCGAGCTGGAAATCGGCATGATCAGCTCGGTGATGGTCGGCGTACTGCCCAAAGCGCTGCACCTGTTTCGCGAGCGCTACCCGCAGGTGACCTGGCGTCTGCATGAGATGACCCCGGCGGCGCAGGTCAAGGCGTTGAAGGAGAAACGCATCGACGCCTGCGTGTTCCGCGTCGGTTATGACGATCCGCAATTACGCAATGAACTGCTGATCCATGAGCCAATCCATGTGGTGATGCCGCAGGATCACCCGCTGGCCCGACGCGAGGTGCTGGCGCCGGCTGATCTGGCGCAGGAGCCGTTTGTGGCGCTGGAATTGAAGCAATCGCGGTTCGCCAATTTTCTCTATCAGTGCTGCATTCAGGCCGGGTTCACCCCGCAGATCCGCCAGCAGGTGATCGAGGTGCAGACCTTGCTCAGTCTGGTCCGTGCCGGGTTCGGCGTGGCGCTGTTGCCGGCGTCCATCGAACAACTGGCGCCGGCCGGACTGGTGTTCCGGCGCCTGACCCCGGCGCTGCCGCAAGTGCCGCTGTACGCGACCTATCGGGCGGACGATGCCTCGCCGGTGCTCAAGCTGTTTCTCGATACGCTGCGGGAACTGGTGGATCACCCATCGCGCTGA
- a CDS encoding DUF1652 domain-containing protein has product MIYLAQLRARLERSFSPLACECVVDGDHSLTVKLYHPASGQVDLVISGLSLDALRTPEAVDALIDELRYELESNSLRSSG; this is encoded by the coding sequence ATGATTTATCTGGCGCAGTTGCGGGCTCGGCTTGAGCGTAGTTTTTCGCCGTTGGCTTGTGAGTGTGTGGTGGATGGGGATCATTCGCTTACGGTGAAGTTGTATCACCCGGCTTCCGGGCAGGTTGATCTGGTGATCAGTGGGTTGAGTCTGGATGCCTTGCGCACGCCGGAAGCGGTGGATGCCTTGATTGATGAATTGCGGTATGAGCTTGAGAGTAATTCTTTGCGCTCGTCCGGGTGA
- a CDS encoding amidohydrolase family protein produces MIIDISCYPTDLVDLAWRHDGDPFTGERLLEMMDGPYMVNGKPRRIDKAFIQPPQGNTIYTWTDGELSGRESIDAYMAYTLKMVQTYPDRFIGCFVYNPRCGVENGVEAIERYVKEHGFKMVQMQANMHAYRPDRALDWVRPAFEKCAELGIPVKLHTGDGPYSIPSEWVPMIKEFPNVDFIMAHFGVQTGGVYVFEPMQWAMELPNVYCESGWCLQSRIVEFAKVLPTHKILFGTDTPPNEPGMWLRLLEVLCHEPPQGLNLDEDTLEDYLGNNTARMIGLQPSPPPRSVSEAEAQLKRPVTTQLARS; encoded by the coding sequence ATGATCATCGATATCAGCTGCTATCCCACGGATCTCGTGGACCTCGCCTGGAGGCATGACGGTGACCCGTTCACCGGCGAGCGTCTGCTGGAGATGATGGATGGCCCGTACATGGTCAACGGCAAGCCTCGCCGCATCGACAAAGCCTTCATCCAGCCACCGCAGGGCAACACCATTTACACCTGGACCGACGGCGAACTGTCGGGCCGCGAATCCATCGACGCCTACATGGCCTACACCCTGAAAATGGTCCAGACCTACCCGGACCGTTTCATCGGCTGCTTCGTCTACAACCCGCGCTGCGGCGTGGAAAACGGCGTCGAGGCGATCGAGCGCTACGTCAAGGAACACGGTTTCAAGATGGTGCAGATGCAGGCCAACATGCATGCCTACCGGCCTGACCGTGCACTCGACTGGGTGCGTCCGGCCTTCGAGAAATGCGCCGAACTGGGCATTCCGGTCAAGTTGCACACCGGCGACGGGCCCTACAGCATCCCCTCGGAATGGGTGCCGATGATCAAGGAATTCCCCAACGTCGATTTCATCATGGCCCACTTCGGCGTGCAGACCGGCGGCGTCTATGTGTTCGAACCGATGCAGTGGGCAATGGAGCTGCCCAACGTCTATTGCGAGTCCGGCTGGTGCCTGCAATCGCGGATTGTCGAGTTCGCCAAAGTCCTTCCGACCCACAAGATCCTGTTCGGCACCGACACCCCGCCGAACGAACCGGGCATGTGGCTGCGCCTGCTCGAAGTGCTCTGCCACGAGCCGCCGCAGGGCCTGAATCTCGACGAGGACACCCTCGAAGACTACCTGGGCAACAACACCGCACGGATGATCGGCCTTCAGCCGTCCCCGCCGCCGCGTTCCGTTTCCGAAGCAGAGGCGCAACTCAAGCGCCCCGTCACCACTCAACTGGCCAGGAGCTGA
- a CDS encoding UbiD family decarboxylase: MTRSTLGDSQDFHVFIDAYRRQYPDDVLTITQPLSADQDVTALVDALAAQGRDPLLICEHVGNLGVPVATNLFASRRRIARLFGVGAAQLHETFQTRANQPIAPRYVETGPVLDEVFEGEALDLALLPMLKHFDSDRGPYITNAIIIAEDPLTGIANMSYHRSMRHARQALATSLHSRGHLWRMLQTARERGEELRVAMVVGAHPLFMLAAAARLPYGSDERAVAGGLFGAPLELVKTPRYGIGVPAYAEFVLEGAIDPAAYAEEGPFGEFSGYSSDRSTNNVLRVDTLLRRKDAWLVDVMGGRYAEHLTLARLPREAEMSEKLKARFPAVTAVHYPNSGTHFHCYVALDQSRDGEARQIMLALLGWDPYLKTVIAVDSDIDLTDDSQVLWALATHFQPHLDIFTIDGLPGSPLDPSSSVNGTTSRMGLDATRGSGFDGIKAQLDQDVLERARQLLDGLPS; encoded by the coding sequence ATGACCCGTTCGACGCTCGGCGACTCTCAGGATTTTCACGTATTCATCGACGCCTATCGCCGCCAGTACCCGGACGATGTGCTGACCATCACCCAACCCCTTTCTGCCGATCAGGACGTCACCGCCCTGGTCGATGCCCTCGCCGCCCAAGGCCGCGACCCGCTGCTGATTTGCGAACACGTCGGCAACCTCGGTGTGCCGGTGGCGACCAATCTGTTCGCATCCCGCCGGCGTATCGCCCGGCTGTTCGGCGTCGGCGCCGCGCAGTTACACGAAACCTTTCAGACCCGCGCCAACCAGCCGATCGCGCCGCGCTACGTCGAAACCGGCCCGGTACTCGACGAGGTGTTCGAAGGTGAAGCGCTGGACCTCGCACTGCTGCCGATGCTCAAGCATTTCGACAGTGATCGCGGCCCGTACATCACCAACGCAATCATCATCGCCGAGGACCCGCTCACCGGCATCGCCAACATGAGCTATCACCGCTCGATGCGCCACGCCCGTCAGGCGTTGGCCACCAGCCTGCACTCACGCGGGCATCTATGGCGGATGTTGCAGACCGCTCGCGAACGCGGCGAAGAACTGCGCGTGGCCATGGTGGTCGGCGCGCACCCGTTGTTCATGCTCGCCGCTGCGGCTCGCTTGCCTTATGGCAGTGACGAACGTGCGGTGGCCGGCGGGCTGTTCGGTGCGCCGCTGGAACTGGTCAAGACCCCGCGCTACGGCATCGGCGTGCCGGCTTACGCCGAGTTCGTACTCGAAGGCGCGATAGACCCGGCGGCCTATGCCGAAGAAGGTCCGTTCGGCGAGTTCAGCGGTTACTCCTCGGATCGCTCGACCAACAACGTGCTGCGCGTCGACACCCTGTTGCGACGCAAGGACGCCTGGCTGGTGGACGTGATGGGCGGGCGCTATGCCGAACACCTGACCCTGGCGCGGCTGCCCCGCGAAGCGGAAATGAGCGAGAAGCTCAAGGCACGCTTTCCCGCCGTCACCGCCGTGCATTACCCGAACTCCGGCACGCATTTTCATTGCTACGTAGCGCTGGACCAGAGCCGCGACGGTGAGGCCCGACAGATCATGCTGGCACTGCTCGGCTGGGATCCGTACCTGAAAACCGTGATCGCGGTGGACAGCGACATCGACCTCACCGACGACAGCCAGGTGCTGTGGGCACTGGCCACGCATTTCCAGCCGCATCTCGACATCTTCACCATCGACGGTTTGCCCGGCAGCCCGCTGGACCCGTCATCCTCGGTCAATGGCACCACCTCGCGGATGGGCCTGGATGCCACGCGCGGCTCTGGGTTTGACGGGATCAAGGCGCAGCTCGATCAGGACGTGCTCGAACGCGCGCGGCAACTGCTCGACGGTCTGCCATCGTGA
- a CDS encoding helix-turn-helix transcriptional regulator produces the protein MSRDVLTTETNRRQLQQIIAGLSDGVILLELDQTILWANEAALAMHGVSRIGELGNNAGEYAERFNLRYRNNHTLTPEQYPISRVAAGETFSDVLVEVTPHSDEERTWVHSVRSMVLTDRDGETESLVLIMSDVTDWANAEQRFEKTFNANPAPAVICRLSDLRYIKVNPGFLEMTGYTRDQVIGASTYELDILEQAERKDLAIQRLRDVATIPQMQAELRLPDGGSKQVIVAGQPLVLNDEDCMLFSFVDMELRHKAEVALRQSEERFAKAFRLTPVPILICSADEQRLIDVNQAFLDTLAYESDDVLGKTVAQLDFIDEPAERARLLAALEKSGRIDRVDMRIRRKDAELLECAVSADTVNIQDTVCYLLVLMDITERKRTELELVAAIEEVMKDASWFSRTLIEKLANVKKVNSPQLPSVSFTDLTARERDVLGLICEGLADKEIAARLKLAPNTVRNHVATVYSKLDVHSRSEAIVWARERGLFSGGGRGQR, from the coding sequence ATGAGCCGGGACGTCCTGACCACCGAAACCAATCGCCGTCAGTTGCAACAGATCATCGCCGGTCTGTCCGACGGGGTGATTCTGCTGGAACTCGACCAGACCATCCTCTGGGCCAACGAAGCTGCGCTGGCGATGCATGGCGTCAGTCGCATCGGCGAGTTGGGCAACAATGCCGGGGAGTATGCCGAGCGCTTCAACCTGCGTTATCGCAACAACCACACGCTGACGCCGGAGCAGTACCCGATCAGTCGCGTGGCGGCTGGGGAAACTTTCAGTGACGTGCTGGTGGAAGTCACCCCGCACAGTGATGAAGAACGCACCTGGGTGCACAGCGTGCGCAGCATGGTGCTGACCGATCGTGACGGCGAGACCGAATCGCTGGTGCTGATCATGAGCGACGTCACCGATTGGGCCAACGCCGAGCAGCGCTTCGAAAAAACCTTCAACGCCAACCCCGCGCCGGCGGTGATCTGCCGCCTCAGCGATCTGCGTTACATCAAGGTCAATCCGGGGTTTCTGGAGATGACCGGCTACACCCGCGATCAGGTGATCGGCGCCTCGACCTATGAACTGGATATTCTCGAACAGGCCGAGCGCAAGGACCTGGCCATCCAGCGCCTGCGCGATGTCGCGACCATTCCGCAGATGCAGGCTGAGTTGCGCTTGCCGGACGGTGGCAGCAAACAGGTGATCGTCGCCGGCCAGCCGCTGGTGCTCAACGACGAAGACTGCATGCTGTTTTCGTTCGTCGACATGGAGCTGCGGCACAAGGCCGAGGTCGCCCTGCGTCAGAGTGAGGAACGGTTCGCCAAGGCCTTTCGCCTGACCCCGGTGCCGATCCTGATTTGCAGCGCCGACGAGCAGCGGCTGATCGACGTCAATCAGGCCTTTCTCGATACCCTGGCTTACGAGAGCGACGACGTGCTTGGCAAGACCGTCGCGCAACTGGATTTCATCGATGAACCGGCGGAACGCGCCCGGTTGCTGGCAGCGTTGGAGAAGAGCGGCCGGATCGATCGCGTCGATATGCGGATCCGCAGGAAAGACGCCGAATTGCTGGAGTGCGCGGTATCCGCTGACACCGTCAACATTCAGGACACTGTGTGCTATCTGCTGGTGCTGATGGATATCACCGAGCGCAAGCGTACCGAGCTCGAACTGGTGGCGGCGATTGAAGAGGTGATGAAGGATGCGTCGTGGTTCAGCCGTACGCTGATCGAAAAACTGGCCAATGTGAAGAAGGTCAATTCGCCGCAACTTCCAAGTGTGTCGTTTACCGACCTGACGGCTCGCGAGCGTGATGTGCTGGGGTTGATCTGTGAGGGGTTGGCGGACAAGGAGATTGCTGCGCGCTTGAAACTGGCGCCGAACACGGTGCGCAATCATGTGGCGACGGTGTATTCGAAGCTCGATGTGCACAGTCGCAGTGAGGCGATTGTCTGGGCGCGGGAGCGTGGGTTGTTTTCGGGGGGCGGCCGGGGGCAGCGGTAA
- a CDS encoding amidohydrolase family protein — translation MIIDTHLHPTNLVDEAWRHTGEPFTGERMLKLMDGPYMINGKPRRIDMGFIQPPPGNTGYRDGNRRGREGVRDYMSYVAELCVKYPDRFIGNFNFNPRWGPENGAAELEFHIKEYGFKMLKLHANMHGYRPDRALDWLRPAMKVCAKYNIVVLIHTGDGPYTIPTMFYPIIREFPMVNFIIGHFGIQTGGNYSFEAFWMAMDTPNVYCESGWCFQSRIVEFAKELPRNKIVFGTDSPPNEPGMWLRELEVLCSPAPQGLGIDEDHLEDYLGNNIARLCGIEPTPPPKDLAEADIRLTTTYL, via the coding sequence ATGATCATCGACACCCATCTGCACCCCACCAACCTGGTCGACGAGGCCTGGCGTCACACCGGCGAACCGTTCACCGGCGAGCGCATGCTCAAGCTGATGGACGGCCCGTACATGATCAACGGCAAGCCGCGCCGGATCGACATGGGCTTCATCCAGCCGCCACCGGGCAACACCGGGTATCGCGACGGCAACCGCCGTGGCCGTGAGGGCGTGCGTGACTACATGTCCTACGTCGCCGAACTGTGCGTGAAGTACCCGGACCGCTTCATCGGCAATTTCAACTTCAACCCGCGCTGGGGACCGGAAAACGGTGCGGCAGAGCTGGAATTCCACATCAAGGAATACGGCTTCAAGATGCTCAAGCTGCACGCCAACATGCACGGCTATCGCCCGGATCGCGCACTCGACTGGCTGCGTCCGGCGATGAAGGTCTGCGCCAAGTACAACATCGTGGTGCTGATCCACACCGGCGATGGCCCGTACACCATTCCGACGATGTTCTACCCGATCATCCGCGAATTCCCGATGGTCAATTTCATCATCGGTCACTTCGGCATCCAGACCGGTGGCAACTACTCGTTCGAGGCGTTCTGGATGGCGATGGACACGCCGAACGTGTACTGCGAATCCGGCTGGTGCTTCCAGTCGCGGATCGTCGAGTTCGCCAAGGAGCTGCCGCGCAACAAGATCGTGTTCGGCACCGACTCGCCGCCGAACGAACCGGGCATGTGGCTGCGCGAGCTGGAAGTGTTGTGCTCGCCGGCGCCGCAGGGCCTGGGGATCGACGAGGATCACCTTGAGGACTACCTGGGCAACAACATCGCCCGGTTGTGCGGGATCGAACCGACCCCGCCGCCCAAGGACCTGGCCGAGGCGGACATTCGTCTGACCACGACCTACCTCTAA
- a CDS encoding trimeric intracellular cation channel family protein: MADLVGTAVFAVEGAIAAMHAQLDLLGVMVIAFIVALGGGVTRDLLIGATPPKAVADWRYPALAFAMGGVAFVFHERVLGWSGSTLIVLDAAGLALFAVAGAQKALNFGISPFVAMLMGTITGVGGGVLRDIVLARVPVVLQADLYASSAFVGAAVLIIGRRLGVSPVAAALLAGAACLLLRLLSVHFGWQLPKILEA, from the coding sequence GTGGCCGATCTGGTCGGCACCGCGGTGTTTGCCGTTGAAGGCGCCATTGCGGCGATGCACGCTCAACTCGATCTGCTGGGCGTGATGGTGATTGCGTTCATCGTTGCGCTCGGTGGCGGGGTGACGCGTGATCTGTTGATCGGCGCTACGCCGCCCAAGGCCGTGGCTGACTGGCGTTATCCGGCGCTGGCGTTTGCCATGGGCGGGGTGGCATTTGTTTTTCATGAGCGGGTGCTGGGCTGGTCCGGTTCGACCTTGATCGTGCTGGATGCGGCGGGGCTGGCGCTGTTTGCCGTGGCCGGGGCGCAGAAGGCGTTGAATTTCGGCATTTCGCCGTTTGTGGCCATGCTGATGGGCACGATTACCGGCGTCGGTGGCGGGGTGCTGCGGGACATTGTGCTGGCGCGGGTGCCGGTGGTGTTGCAGGCGGATTTGTATGCCAGTTCGGCATTTGTCGGCGCGGCGGTGTTGATCATCGGGCGCAGACTGGGCGTTTCGCCGGTGGCGGCTGCGTTGCTGGCAGGGGCGGCGTGTTTGTTATTGCGCTTGTTGTCGGTGCATTTCGGCTGGCAGTTGCCGAAGATTCTGGAGGCATGA
- a CDS encoding UbiX family flavin prenyltransferase: protein MVVGISGASGFIYGVRLLELLADLNIESHLIISRAALLTMAHETDYKLADVTALASHYHRADDVAAGIASGSFRCLGMVVAPCSMRTLAEIATGTSSGLIGRAADVTLKERRTLVLMARETPLTLAHLRNMTAVTEMGGIIAPPVPAFYARPASLAQMVDHSLGRVLDLFGLDAGVALRWGETPAPDQIQPYSPSSCTGLSLPRSLT, encoded by the coding sequence ATGGTGGTCGGTATCAGCGGCGCGTCCGGCTTCATCTACGGTGTACGCCTGCTGGAGCTGCTGGCCGATCTGAACATCGAAAGCCACCTGATCATCAGCCGCGCCGCGCTGCTGACCATGGCCCACGAAACCGACTACAAACTGGCCGACGTCACCGCCCTCGCCAGCCACTATCACCGTGCCGATGACGTGGCCGCCGGGATCGCCAGCGGTTCGTTCCGTTGCCTGGGCATGGTGGTTGCGCCGTGTTCAATGAGGACGCTGGCAGAGATCGCCACCGGCACCTCATCGGGGCTGATCGGCCGCGCCGCCGATGTCACCCTCAAGGAGCGCCGCACGCTGGTGCTGATGGCCCGCGAAACGCCGCTGACCCTCGCCCACCTGCGCAACATGACCGCCGTCACCGAGATGGGCGGGATCATCGCCCCGCCGGTGCCGGCCTTCTATGCCCGCCCCGCCAGCCTGGCGCAAATGGTCGACCACAGCCTCGGCCGCGTCCTCGACCTGTTCGGCCTCGATGCCGGCGTTGCGCTGCGGTGGGGTGAAACCCCGGCCCCCGACCAAATCCAGCCTTACTCCCCTTCATCGTGCACCGGTCTATCACTACCAAGGAGCCTCACATGA
- a CDS encoding molybdopterin cofactor-binding domain-containing protein yields MSLIHGNVDEPSRRVFLKQAVTVASGLAIALYLPSGTAATEVKTSATEFEPNAWVRVLPDGTVKLVVHKHDSGTGTQTALAACVAEELDVNPMTVQVITPEDPFFETYIHPVWKVFSTGGSTSVSLEYDRLRTAGATARALLISAAAQQWKVSPESCSTEEGRVVHASSKRSLGYGELAGAAAHLPAPTNVTLKDPAQFKYIGKLRHKRDAAAKVCGRFKYSIDVQLPGMLVAVIQRAPVVGAKVVAVDSAATLQVPGVRKVIAIPGRPDVLGGNLEGVAVLADTFWAAQQGRQLLEIKWSDSPLAGFDSAELSKAQIAAISDPATQTVKAMAQGDVAGQWSGAAKLLEADYTMPYKVQNPLEPICITAQVKDKAITYWGGVQVPSSALEAAQTVCGIGKDKVTIHELVSGGSFGAREAKYWLFEVAYLAQQTGVPVKLLNSREDEMRALFNHPATLHRAKGALDAQGKLTALQLHAVSPASPEQWEPGYFERADHMDYSTTEAITAWDFAYRPPHLDLTWVKHESNVPSGWYRSVSFIPNVFAVESFMDELAHAAAEDPLAFRLANMQERPRHVAVLKQAAERAGWGQKLPPDTALGIATNQGYTSFIAVVARVTKVDGKARVEKLTCVVDCGLAVSPGGVEEQIYGGLMWGLGHALFDRLDIQQGRVVQSNFHDYRVTRMSDMPPVDILVLDGQPDKPGGVGELGSPSVVPAIANALFSLTGVRQRSTPLNLG; encoded by the coding sequence ATGAGCCTCATCCACGGCAACGTTGATGAACCCTCGCGCCGGGTGTTTCTCAAGCAGGCGGTGACGGTGGCGTCCGGTCTGGCGATTGCGTTGTATTTGCCTTCCGGAACGGCGGCGACTGAAGTGAAAACCTCGGCCACCGAATTCGAACCCAACGCCTGGGTGCGCGTGCTGCCCGACGGCACGGTGAAACTGGTGGTGCACAAGCACGATTCCGGCACCGGGACCCAGACGGCTTTGGCCGCGTGCGTGGCCGAGGAACTGGATGTGAACCCGATGACCGTGCAGGTCATCACCCCGGAAGATCCGTTCTTTGAAACCTATATTCATCCGGTCTGGAAAGTCTTCTCCACCGGCGGCAGCACCAGCGTGTCGCTGGAATACGATCGCCTGCGCACGGCCGGCGCCACGGCGCGGGCGCTGCTGATCAGTGCGGCGGCGCAGCAGTGGAAAGTCAGCCCCGAGAGCTGCTCCACCGAAGAAGGCCGGGTCGTGCATGCCTCGAGCAAACGCAGCCTCGGATACGGCGAACTGGCCGGCGCGGCAGCGCATCTGCCGGCACCGACCAACGTCACGCTGAAGGATCCGGCACAGTTCAAATACATCGGCAAGTTGCGCCACAAACGCGACGCGGCGGCCAAGGTCTGCGGGCGCTTCAAGTACAGCATCGACGTGCAGTTGCCGGGGATGCTGGTGGCGGTGATTCAGCGTGCGCCGGTGGTGGGCGCGAAGGTTGTCGCGGTGGATTCGGCGGCCACGTTGCAAGTGCCGGGCGTGCGCAAGGTGATCGCGATTCCGGGGCGGCCGGATGTGCTCGGCGGCAACCTCGAAGGCGTCGCAGTGCTGGCCGACACCTTCTGGGCCGCGCAGCAGGGGCGCCAGTTGCTGGAGATCAAATGGAGCGACTCCCCGCTGGCCGGTTTCGACAGCGCCGAGCTGAGCAAAGCACAGATCGCAGCGATCAGCGATCCGGCAACGCAAACCGTCAAAGCCATGGCCCAGGGCGATGTCGCCGGGCAATGGTCGGGCGCGGCGAAGTTGCTCGAAGCCGATTACACGATGCCTTACAAGGTGCAAAACCCGCTGGAGCCGATCTGCATCACCGCGCAGGTCAAGGACAAGGCGATCACCTATTGGGGCGGCGTGCAGGTTCCGTCGTCGGCACTGGAAGCGGCGCAGACCGTGTGCGGCATCGGCAAGGACAAGGTCACGATTCATGAACTGGTGTCCGGCGGCAGCTTCGGTGCGCGGGAAGCCAAATACTGGCTGTTCGAAGTCGCGTATCTGGCGCAGCAGACCGGCGTGCCGGTGAAACTGCTCAACAGCCGCGAAGACGAAATGCGCGCGCTGTTCAATCACCCGGCCACGCTTCATCGGGCGAAGGGCGCACTGGATGCCCAAGGTAAACTCACGGCGCTGCAACTGCATGCGGTGTCGCCAGCCTCGCCGGAACAGTGGGAACCGGGCTATTTCGAGCGCGCGGATCACATGGATTACAGCACCACCGAGGCCATCACCGCGTGGGACTTCGCCTACCGTCCGCCGCACCTGGACCTGACCTGGGTCAAGCACGAAAGCAACGTGCCCAGCGGCTGGTATCGCTCGGTGAGCTTCATTCCCAACGTGTTCGCCGTGGAAAGTTTCATGGATGAACTGGCCCATGCCGCCGCTGAAGATCCGCTGGCGTTCAGGCTGGCCAACATGCAGGAACGGCCACGGCATGTCGCGGTGCTGAAGCAGGCGGCCGAACGCGCCGGTTGGGGCCAGAAACTGCCGCCGGATACGGCGTTGGGGATCGCCACCAATCAGGGCTACACCAGTTTCATCGCCGTGGTGGCGCGGGTCACGAAGGTGGACGGCAAGGCCCGGGTCGAGAAGTTGACCTGTGTGGTCGATTGCGGTCTGGCGGTGTCGCCCGGCGGGGTCGAGGAGCAGATTTACGGCGGATTGATGTGGGGCCTCGGTCATGCGCTGTTCGATCGTCTCGACATCCAGCAGGGCAGGGTGGTGCAGAGCAACTTCCACGACTATCGCGTTACGCGGATGTCCGACATGCCGCCCGTGGACATCCTCGTGCTCGATGGTCAGCCGGACAAACCGGGCGGCGTTGGCGAGCTGGGCAGCCCGTCGGTGGTTCCGGCGATTGCCAATGCGCTGTTCAGCCTGACCGGGGTGCGTCAGCGTTCCACGCCATTGAACCTGGGGTAA
- a CDS encoding (2Fe-2S)-binding protein: protein MIAFTVNGERRELDEASPSMPLLWVLRDQLKLTGTKFGCGMGLCGACTVHLNGVAVRSCQLPLAAVAGHSITTIEGLSPNENHPLQLAWVAEDVPQCGYCQSGQIMSAAALLNTGAPVNDDSIRNAMSGNICRCGTYGRINKAIKRAANAPKEA from the coding sequence ATGATTGCATTCACGGTTAACGGCGAACGACGCGAGCTGGATGAAGCGTCCCCCTCCATGCCCTTGTTATGGGTGTTGCGTGATCAGTTGAAACTCACCGGCACCAAATTCGGCTGCGGCATGGGCCTGTGCGGTGCCTGCACCGTGCACCTGAATGGCGTCGCGGTGCGTTCCTGCCAGTTGCCGCTGGCCGCCGTCGCGGGCCACAGCATCACCACCATCGAGGGTTTGTCGCCCAACGAAAATCATCCGCTGCAACTGGCCTGGGTCGCCGAAGATGTGCCGCAATGCGGCTACTGTCAATCCGGGCAGATCATGTCCGCCGCCGCGCTGCTTAACACCGGCGCGCCGGTCAACGACGACTCGATCCGCAACGCCATGTCCGGGAATATCTGTCGCTGCGGCACTTACGGGCGCATCAACAAGGCGATCAAACGTGCGGCGAATGCGCCGAAGGAGGCGTGA
- a CDS encoding LysR substrate-binding domain-containing protein, which yields MYKRYPSVQSMSAFIHAARSGSFSSAARKLDLTHSAISQQIRALEEFIGQPLFVREGGGSNLTDAGQLFASVLSDGLAQIDRALSSVKNRSMAQRLTLDVDSELAQSWLNPRLPQLLDGLPDYEVTILSMPRSDRSTFERVDLSLRYGYGDWDDCEMTQICGDRVLAVAAPVLLERHGLQVPLNPAQILELPLLGYTRRSWIPWLDAAGMPAVEPAARVVFDNAANLIAAAEAGVGAGLVRGLLAADALRSGRLVALNEAQIAAHYNLYAVWPHGQAERVAPVVEVIKQLARQTQS from the coding sequence ATGTACAAGCGATACCCGTCGGTGCAGTCCATGAGCGCGTTCATCCACGCGGCGCGCAGCGGCAGCTTTTCCAGCGCAGCGCGCAAGCTCGATCTGACTCACAGCGCAATCAGCCAGCAGATCCGCGCCTTGGAAGAATTCATCGGCCAGCCGTTGTTCGTGCGCGAAGGCGGCGGCAGTAACCTGACCGACGCCGGGCAGTTGTTTGCCAGCGTGCTGTCGGATGGTCTGGCGCAGATTGATCGGGCGTTGTCTTCGGTGAAGAACCGCAGCATGGCCCAGCGCCTGACCCTCGACGTCGACAGCGAACTGGCCCAGAGCTGGCTCAATCCGCGCCTGCCGCAGTTGCTCGATGGCTTGCCGGATTACGAAGTGACAATCCTGTCGATGCCGCGCAGTGATCGCAGCACGTTCGAACGGGTGGACCTGTCGCTGCGCTACGGCTACGGCGATTGGGACGATTGCGAGATGACCCAGATCTGCGGGGATCGGGTGTTGGCGGTGGCAGCTCCGGTGCTGCTTGAGCGCCATGGTTTACAGGTGCCGTTGAACCCGGCGCAGATTCTTGAATTACCGCTGCTGGGGTATACGCGGCGGTCGTGGATTCCGTGGCTGGATGCGGCGGGTATGCCCGCGGTGGAGCCTGCTGCTCGCGTCGTATTTGATAACGCGGCGAATCTCATCGCGGCTGCCGAGGCGGGTGTCGGCGCGGGACTGGTACGTGGATTACTGGCCGCCGATGCGTTGCGCAGCGGGCGGCTGGTGGCGTTGAACGAGGCGCAGATTGCGGCGCATTACAACCTTTACGCGGTGTGGCCCCATGGGCAGGCTGAGCGCGTGGCGCCTGTTGTTGAAGTGATCAAGCAGTTGGCCCGGCAAACACAGTCCTGA